One stretch of Verrucomicrobiia bacterium DNA includes these proteins:
- a CDS encoding type II secretion system protein GspJ → MNVAALHSPSRLSGAPRRRRGAAAHFRAFTLLEVLLALIVLAIVLVVVHSIFYSALQLRNKADAAISEAIPLQHALTVIRRDLENVTVPGGTLSGSFQTTLTTGSSMSATHAGQQCGPTLYTTAGTLNDNDPWSEMRKVTYYLMPSTNGSAGQDLVRSVTRNLLPVFQEEYTDERLMSNVDSLTFQYYNGSQWVDTWDSASTSASSTTSTASTNSLPTGVRVDLTLVVDKLGSIAPNPIEMVVPITVQVGTNTTASTGGVE, encoded by the coding sequence ATGAACGTTGCCGCGCTTCATTCCCCTTCCCGCCTGTCCGGCGCGCCCCGCCGGCGGCGTGGTGCCGCGGCGCATTTCAGGGCGTTCACGCTGCTCGAGGTGCTGCTCGCGCTCATCGTGCTGGCCATCGTCCTGGTGGTGGTTCATTCAATTTTTTACAGCGCGCTGCAACTCCGCAACAAGGCGGACGCGGCCATCAGCGAAGCGATTCCGTTGCAACACGCCCTCACCGTCATCCGGCGCGATCTGGAGAACGTGACCGTGCCGGGCGGAACCCTCTCGGGCAGCTTTCAAACCACGCTGACCACGGGCTCATCGATGAGTGCCACGCACGCGGGCCAGCAATGCGGCCCGACCCTCTACACCACCGCCGGCACCCTCAACGACAATGATCCGTGGTCGGAGATGCGCAAGGTGACGTATTACCTGATGCCGTCAACCAACGGCTCGGCGGGGCAGGATCTCGTGCGCTCGGTCACCCGCAATCTCCTGCCGGTGTTCCAGGAGGAATACACGGACGAACGGCTCATGAGCAACGTGGACTCCCTCACGTTCCAGTATTACAACGGGTCGCAATGGGTGGACACCTGGGACTCGGCCTCCACCTCCGCCAGCAGCACGACCAGCACCGCGTCCACCAACAGCCTGCCCACGGGCGTGCGCGTGGACCTGACCCTCGTCGTGGACAAGCTGGGCTCCATCGCGCCCAACCCGATCGAAATGGTGGTTCCCATCACCGTGCAAGTCGGCACCAACACCACGGCCAGCACCGGAGGCGTCGAATGA
- the gspG gene encoding type II secretion system major pseudopilin GspG: protein MKTQIRKPRLHQHAFTLVEMLLVLVIIGTLAAIVVPKLAGRSEQARVTAAHSQIAAFGTALDAFEVDNGYYPKGKDGLNDLLQQPRDAQNWKGPYLKSDAVPADPWGNAYLYECPGKHNPSGYDLSSVGPDGRSGTDDDIASWSVAGEKK, encoded by the coding sequence ATGAAAACACAGATACGCAAACCTCGACTCCATCAGCACGCCTTCACGCTCGTTGAAATGCTGCTGGTGCTCGTGATCATCGGCACCCTGGCCGCCATCGTGGTGCCCAAGCTGGCCGGACGCTCCGAACAGGCCCGCGTGACCGCCGCCCATTCGCAGATCGCCGCCTTCGGCACCGCGCTGGATGCGTTTGAAGTGGACAACGGCTACTACCCCAAGGGCAAGGACGGGCTGAACGACCTTTTGCAACAACCCCGCGACGCGCAAAACTGGAAAGGCCCCTACCTGAAGAGCGACGCCGTTCCCGCGGACCCGTGGGGCAACGCCTACCTTTATGAATGCCCGGGCAAACACAACCCCAGCGGTTATGACTTGTCCTCGGTCGGCCCGGATGGCCGCTCCGGCACGGACGACGACATCGCCAGCTGGAGCGTTGCGGGCGAAAAGAAATAG
- a CDS encoding helix-hairpin-helix domain-containing protein — translation MKISLAQHLNGHRLERPWSARWSRPAPGRAARVPGASHNDDRTARAAAGPPPKARRSIRGSALIIVLWICFGIVSIALYFAQSMSYEMRAADNRLSGLQADEAIAGAARYASNILANLQIPGLPPDLNSYERENVAVGDARFWFIGRSDEQTATDEPSFGLVDEASKLNLNNVTAAMLEELPRMTPELAAAIIDWRDADSTVSDGGAEDDIYQRLNPPYHCKNAPFESIDELRLVYGMDMETLFGNDANLNGALDPNENDGDVSPPNDDRNGLLTPGLLEYVTVWSREPVNAHTNVNDQQALATVLQNALGSSRANQILAQLGGGGAPGGPGGTAQYGNLVEFYLASRMSRNEFDQVADQLIATTNTTGYVEGLVNINTASEAVLQCIPGIGVQYASTVVAYRLGNATSLQSIAWLVDVIGSEAARQAGPYVTTHSYQFTADIAAVGHYGRGYRRVKYVFDDSDGAPRIAYRQDLTHLGWALGKTAREDLEIAKNNP, via the coding sequence ATGAAGATCTCGCTGGCCCAACATCTGAACGGCCACCGGCTCGAACGGCCCTGGTCCGCCCGCTGGTCGCGCCCCGCGCCCGGCCGCGCCGCGCGCGTTCCCGGCGCCTCCCACAACGACGATCGCACCGCCCGGGCCGCCGCCGGGCCGCCGCCCAAGGCCCGGCGCAGCATACGAGGTTCCGCCCTCATCATCGTGCTCTGGATCTGCTTTGGCATCGTGAGCATCGCGCTCTATTTCGCGCAGTCCATGAGCTACGAAATGCGCGCGGCCGACAACCGGCTTTCGGGCCTGCAAGCTGACGAGGCGATTGCCGGCGCCGCCCGCTACGCCAGCAACATTCTGGCGAACCTGCAAATTCCCGGCCTGCCGCCCGACCTCAACTCCTACGAACGCGAAAACGTGGCCGTGGGCGATGCGCGGTTCTGGTTCATCGGCCGCAGCGACGAGCAGACGGCCACGGATGAACCTTCGTTCGGCCTGGTGGACGAGGCGTCCAAACTCAACCTGAACAACGTCACCGCCGCAATGCTGGAGGAGCTTCCCCGCATGACCCCCGAACTGGCCGCGGCCATCATCGACTGGCGCGACGCCGACAGCACCGTGTCCGACGGCGGCGCCGAGGACGACATCTATCAGCGCCTCAACCCGCCGTATCATTGCAAGAACGCGCCGTTTGAATCCATCGACGAGCTGCGGCTCGTTTACGGCATGGACATGGAAACGCTGTTCGGCAACGACGCCAACCTGAACGGCGCCCTCGATCCGAACGAAAATGACGGCGACGTCTCGCCGCCAAACGACGATCGCAACGGGTTGCTGACTCCGGGCCTGCTCGAATACGTCACCGTCTGGAGCCGTGAGCCCGTGAACGCGCACACCAACGTGAACGATCAGCAGGCGCTCGCGACTGTGCTTCAAAACGCCCTTGGCTCCAGCCGCGCCAACCAGATTCTGGCCCAGCTGGGTGGCGGCGGGGCGCCCGGCGGCCCGGGCGGCACCGCGCAATACGGCAACCTGGTCGAGTTCTACCTCGCCAGCCGGATGAGCCGGAATGAATTTGACCAGGTGGCCGACCAGTTGATTGCCACCACGAACACGACGGGCTACGTCGAGGGGTTGGTGAACATCAACACCGCCAGCGAGGCGGTGCTGCAATGCATTCCCGGCATCGGCGTTCAATACGCCTCCACCGTGGTCGCCTACCGGCTCGGCAACGCCACCAGCCTGCAATCCATCGCCTGGCTGGTGGACGTGATCGGCAGCGAAGCGGCCCGCCAGGCCGGGCCGTATGTCACCACGCACAGTTATCAGTTCACCGCCGACATTGCCGCCGTCGGTCACTACGGCCGGGGTTACCGCCGCGTGAAGTATGTCTTTGACGACAGCGACGGTGCCCCCCGCATCGCCTACCGGCAGGACCTGACGCACCTGGGCTGGGCCTTGGGCAAAACCGCACGGGAAGATTTGGAAATCGCGAAAAACAACCCATGA
- a CDS encoding ATP-binding protein: MSHRTRPVYLVLLAVWVLVIAWQIAEHRRVQRNARVALINRAKDISSTVGLVLRSQRHFGIISQDRLESALDALIKPDELNGVSLFNARGDVVASAGTPIDLELKGLVHTGEHWESGTVTLMNLVDLGTNVTADIESSRPTIVIPRGEFPAPPTNRPPGRPPEPPPGETNEPHLAGGPERPGPETAPPPERDRRRGRDWRPQFGRPFWMSEEEYKSAIEKKGVHSFAMVLSTQPVTATIQQDMWLRIIISAFAGIAVLGFGVAWRNLARTSDLEVRLVRASELNARLKEMNLAAAGLAHETRNPLNIIRGLAQIISRQQDASSAVREKSRNIIDEADRVTAQLNEFINYSRPREVRRTAVKLGSVVGEVARALGSDLEDKAIRLEPAADLPTIEADEQLLRQAVFNLIINAIQAVERGGEIRVTAEKTGPDEVQIDIRDNGPGVPPELRTEIFRPYVTMHPEGTGLGLAVVQQIVTAHGWEIRCLPNEPKGAIFRLTHVRLAG; this comes from the coding sequence ATGAGCCACCGCACCCGCCCGGTTTATCTCGTCCTGCTCGCCGTCTGGGTGCTCGTCATTGCGTGGCAGATCGCGGAACACCGCCGCGTGCAACGCAACGCCCGGGTCGCGCTGATCAACCGTGCCAAGGACATTTCCAGCACGGTCGGACTCGTGCTGCGGTCGCAGCGGCATTTCGGCATCATTTCCCAGGATCGTCTCGAATCCGCCCTGGACGCCCTCATCAAGCCCGATGAGTTGAACGGCGTCTCGCTCTTCAACGCGCGCGGCGACGTGGTCGCCTCGGCCGGCACACCCATCGACCTCGAATTGAAGGGGCTCGTGCACACGGGCGAACATTGGGAATCCGGCACCGTCACGCTGATGAACCTCGTTGATCTCGGCACCAACGTGACTGCGGACATCGAAAGTTCCCGGCCGACCATCGTCATTCCCCGCGGCGAGTTTCCCGCGCCGCCGACCAATCGCCCGCCCGGCCGGCCGCCCGAACCGCCGCCCGGCGAAACCAATGAACCGCACCTCGCCGGCGGCCCGGAACGGCCCGGCCCGGAAACCGCCCCGCCACCCGAGCGCGACCGCCGGCGCGGCCGCGACTGGCGCCCGCAATTCGGCCGGCCCTTCTGGATGAGCGAGGAGGAATACAAGTCCGCCATCGAAAAGAAGGGCGTGCACAGCTTTGCCATGGTGCTCTCCACGCAGCCGGTGACCGCCACCATTCAGCAGGACATGTGGCTGCGCATCATCATCAGCGCCTTCGCCGGCATTGCCGTGCTCGGCTTCGGCGTGGCCTGGCGCAACCTGGCCCGCACCTCGGATCTGGAAGTCCGCCTCGTCCGCGCGTCCGAACTCAACGCCCGCCTCAAGGAAATGAACCTGGCCGCCGCCGGCCTCGCGCACGAAACCCGCAATCCGCTCAACATCATCCGCGGCCTCGCCCAGATCATCTCCCGCCAGCAGGACGCCTCCTCCGCCGTGCGCGAAAAGTCGCGCAACATCATCGACGAGGCCGACCGCGTCACGGCGCAGTTGAATGAATTCATCAACTATTCCCGCCCGCGCGAAGTCCGCCGCACCGCGGTCAAGCTGGGCTCCGTGGTGGGCGAAGTGGCCCGCGCGCTGGGCTCTGATCTGGAGGACAAGGCCATCAGGCTGGAACCGGCCGCCGACCTGCCCACCATCGAGGCCGATGAACAACTGCTCCGCCAGGCCGTCTTCAACCTGATCATCAACGCCATTCAAGCGGTCGAGCGCGGCGGCGAAATCCGTGTCACGGCCGAAAAGACGGGGCCGGACGAGGTGCAGATCGACATCCGCGACAACGGCCCCGGCGTGCCGCCCGAACTGCGCACGGAAATCTTCCGCCCCTACGTCACCATGCACCCCGAAGGCACCGGCCTCGGGCTGGCCGTGGTGCAGCAGATTGTCACTGCGCACGGCTGGGAAATCCGCTGCCTGCCCAACGAACCCAAGGGGGCCATTTTCCGCCTGACCCATGTGCGTCTGGCGGGCTGA
- a CDS encoding secretin N-terminal domain-containing protein yields MKDFSLNQLVLTGALALALNAAAQPAEEPETTPPTPPPAEETLAPDPAEMIQAVNTVLTNLPTDEVQPPVSNEDNANPTPPETFSKEGTTPPRFVAPMRGTNGTSTTDANTLPEYNTPPDKVVKDGERGLRLNFRGAPLDMVLNYLSDAAGFIIVPETDIHGKVDVWSNQPLTKDEAVDLLNKVLANEGYAVLRDGRTLTIVTQAEAKKRDIPVKTGYEPANIPKDQQIVTQIIPVRFINAVQLAKDLQPLMPTQTTMTANEGGNALVITDTQQNIHRLAEIIKALDTTVSSLSSVRVFPLKYADAKTVADMIKEVFASSDTSSNSGRGGRGQFRFGPFGPQGGGDNNTANSSGRPGASKVVATSDDRSNSLVVSAPDDLMPTIEQLVASVDTNVEDVTEIRVFRLKNADPQETADLLTSLFPDSSNTQNQQAGFRGFFRGPFGGNNNDNASSQSDRLKKQSKVTAVPDARTRSVVVTAAHDTMEQIAKMLTQLDSDPAQKKKVFVYEVQNTDPTTVQQTLEDLFSGQSTTSSRSRNTTGQAGTQLNTRAQQQNQNNNRNNNNSGFGTSSSGVRSFGN; encoded by the coding sequence ATGAAAGACTTTAGCCTGAACCAGCTTGTATTGACCGGCGCGCTCGCGCTTGCGCTGAACGCCGCGGCCCAGCCGGCGGAAGAGCCGGAAACCACGCCGCCCACCCCGCCTCCCGCGGAAGAGACCCTGGCGCCCGACCCCGCCGAAATGATTCAGGCGGTGAACACCGTGCTCACCAACCTGCCGACCGACGAGGTGCAACCGCCGGTCAGCAACGAGGACAACGCCAATCCCACGCCGCCGGAAACATTTTCCAAGGAAGGCACCACACCGCCCCGTTTCGTCGCCCCGATGCGGGGCACCAACGGCACGTCCACCACGGACGCGAACACGCTGCCGGAATACAACACGCCGCCGGACAAGGTGGTCAAGGATGGCGAACGCGGCCTGCGCCTGAACTTCCGCGGCGCGCCCCTCGACATGGTGCTCAATTATTTGAGCGACGCCGCCGGGTTCATCATCGTTCCCGAAACGGACATCCACGGCAAAGTGGACGTGTGGAGCAACCAGCCGCTCACCAAGGACGAGGCGGTTGACCTGCTGAACAAGGTGCTCGCCAACGAAGGTTACGCCGTGCTCCGCGACGGCCGCACCCTCACCATTGTGACCCAGGCCGAAGCCAAGAAGCGCGACATCCCGGTCAAGACGGGTTACGAGCCGGCCAACATCCCGAAGGACCAGCAGATCGTGACGCAGATCATTCCGGTGCGCTTCATCAACGCCGTGCAGCTGGCCAAGGATTTGCAGCCGTTGATGCCAACGCAAACGACCATGACCGCCAACGAAGGCGGCAACGCGCTCGTCATCACCGACACGCAGCAGAACATCCACCGGCTTGCCGAAATCATCAAAGCCCTGGACACCACGGTTTCCAGCCTGTCTTCCGTCCGGGTGTTCCCGCTCAAATACGCCGACGCCAAGACCGTGGCCGACATGATCAAGGAGGTGTTTGCCAGCTCGGACACGAGCAGCAATAGCGGCCGCGGCGGCCGCGGCCAGTTCCGCTTCGGCCCGTTTGGCCCGCAAGGCGGCGGCGACAACAACACCGCCAACAGCAGCGGCCGGCCCGGTGCGTCGAAAGTGGTGGCCACTTCGGACGACCGCAGCAACTCGCTCGTCGTGAGCGCGCCGGATGATTTGATGCCCACCATCGAACAGCTCGTGGCTTCCGTGGACACCAATGTCGAAGACGTGACGGAGATCCGGGTGTTCCGGCTGAAAAATGCCGACCCGCAGGAGACGGCCGACCTGCTGACGAGCCTCTTCCCCGATTCCAGCAACACCCAGAACCAGCAGGCTGGCTTCCGCGGCTTCTTCCGCGGGCCGTTCGGCGGGAACAACAACGACAATGCAAGCTCGCAGAGCGACCGCCTGAAAAAGCAAAGCAAGGTGACCGCGGTGCCCGACGCGCGCACGCGCTCCGTGGTGGTCACGGCCGCCCACGACACGATGGAGCAAATCGCCAAAATGCTCACGCAGCTTGACTCGGATCCGGCCCAGAAAAAGAAGGTGTTCGTTTATGAAGTGCAGAACACGGATCCGACCACGGTGCAGCAAACGCTGGAGGATCTGTTCAGCGGCCAGAGCACCACGTCCTCACGCTCCCGCAACACGACGGGCCAGGCGGGCACGCAGTTGAACACGCGCGCCCAGCAGCAGAACCAGAACAACAACCGGAACAACAACAACTCCGGCTTCGGCACCAGTTCGAGCGGCGTTCGTTCCTTCGGCAACTGA
- a CDS encoding GspH/FimT family pseudopilin, which translates to MTNLQREAERAVLASWGPLRLVVGEPGRALAVRPGIDPRPRRRTAFTLLELLLVLALLAMAVAIAAPALSRFFRGRALDNEARRMLALTRYGQSRAVSEGIPMVMWFKPDEGTYGLEAEMTYTETDDKAVEYHLDSNLSLELAPATGLSTTPWKITTQIAGNQPAIRFTPDGFIADTSPAWILLKVARDDEPDCVWLAQTENRLNYELQNTQPR; encoded by the coding sequence ATGACGAATCTGCAGAGGGAAGCGGAGCGAGCAGTTCTCGCTTCGTGGGGCCCTTTGCGGTTGGTGGTTGGTGAGCCGGGGCGCGCCCTCGCGGTGCGCCCCGGCATTGACCCGCGGCCCCGTCGCCGGACGGCGTTCACCCTGCTCGAACTGCTGCTCGTGCTGGCGCTGCTGGCGATGGCCGTGGCCATCGCCGCCCCGGCCCTGTCCCGTTTCTTCCGCGGCCGCGCCCTCGACAACGAGGCGCGCCGCATGCTGGCCCTGACCCGCTACGGCCAGAGCCGCGCCGTGTCCGAGGGCATTCCCATGGTGATGTGGTTCAAGCCCGACGAAGGCACCTACGGCCTCGAGGCCGAGATGACCTACACCGAAACCGACGACAAGGCGGTGGAATATCATCTCGATTCCAACCTGAGCCTGGAACTGGCCCCGGCCACCGGCTTGTCCACCACGCCGTGGAAAATCACCACGCAGATCGCGGGGAACCAGCCAGCCATTCGCTTCACGCCGGACGGTTTCATCGCGGACACCAGTCCGGCGTGGATTCTCCTGAAGGTGGCGCGCGACGATGAGCCGGACTGCGTCTGGCTCGCGCAAACGGAAAACCGCTTGAACTATGAACTGCAAAACACCCAGCCACGCTGA